Genomic DNA from Bacillota bacterium:
TGGGTTTGGGACTGCCACAGGTTGTACTCCGTCCCATTGGGATCCACAATGGAGAAAGCTAAGGTCGTGCTCCCCGCTTCTAACTGGGGTATCCCATAATGCAAGGCAATCTCGAAAACACTCGCTGTATTTGATGGGTAATCGAAGGCATAGGTGAACAGAACCTCCGCCTCCCCTGGAGGCAGTTCCAACCTCAGGTATTCGACATCTTCCTCGTGCCACGTGGAGGCTTCTACCTCTACGTCGGTAGACCTTTCCCATTCATTTGGGGAAACGTTGAAAGCGCTACCTTGCAGGGCATCACGATACTTAGGAAAGAGCCGGAACCATGCGGGCATCGCCATCCGATTCGCCAAATTCATATCCTTGAGAGGATCATATGAAGTGAGCAAGGGGGCGAAAAGGGCCATCAGCACAAAGACAACTAGAATGCCCAAGCCCACCATGCCGGATCGACTCCGTCGAAACTGCTGCACGAAAGAGCGAAAATCCATTAGTGTCCACCCCCTTCGCCCACCCGGATCCGGGGATCCACAAGGCCATAGGCTAGGTCGGCCAGGAAGTTAGAGATTAGTACGGCAAGGGCAATCAAATAGAAAGCCCCTTGGGCCGCGGGGTAGTTCTTTTCCATCGTGGCCTGCAATAAATAACGGCCCACCCCCGGCCAGGAGAAAATGGACTCTGTAACTACGGCTCCTCCGATGATCCCGGGTAGATTCAGGAAAAACAGGGTGACGATCGGGGGAAGAATGCTCCGAAAGGCATGTTGGAACAAGACTCTTCTTGGGGTTAGTCCCTTGGCTTTGGCAGTGACAATAAAATCTTGGCTTAGTACATCAGCCATGGTATTGCGGGTATACAAAGCCCAGGAACCGAAACCAACGATCGTCAAACTGATTACAGGCAAAGCCAAATGATGTAGCCGATCCCAAAGCACAGGGAAAAATCCTGTGGGTGGGGGAATGCTCATGGTACCCCGGATTGGAAAGATCGGCCAGAAATAAGCAAAGGCTAAAAGCAAAAGCAACTGCAAAAAGAAAGTGGGAACCGAATAGGCAAAGAGCCCTGAACCGATGGTCAGATGCTCCGCGATGGAGCCCTGTTTGGAGGCAGCAAAAATGCCCAAGAGGATGCCAACCACCATGGAAAGAATGGTGGATGTTCCCAAGAGTAACAGGGTATTCGGAAGCCGTTCGAGGATCTCGTCAGCCACCGGTCTTCTGGATTGGAAGGAGTAACCGAATTCAAACTTTAGCAAATTTTTCATATACAGTAGATACTGCTCCCAAAGCGGTTTGTCCAATCCATATTGTTTTTCTAACAACGACTTCATCTCGGGAGTCATGCTGGGAGATTGGAGGGTACCTACCGGATCTCCGGGCATCACCCGAAATATAAAGAAGTTGAATGTAAGAATAAAGAACAGAATAACAACTGCATATACTAGTCGTCTAAGAATATACCTTATAAACTGCACTTCAATCCACCTTCCGCAGGGGAAAAGGGGCCCCTGAGGGCCCCTTTCAGGTTATTGCGCTGCCCAGTAGTAGGGGTTCTTGACCATGTGGACGTACTGGCCAGTTTCCATGGACTTGAAGATGAAGGGCCCGATACCTACCAGCTTGGTCAGCCCTTCCACGGTGGGATGGGGCTCCAGCCAGGGCTGGAAGTTCAACGGATCCGTGACATCTTGCCAGATGTGCTTAGGCAGCCAGTAGCGGCCAGCCACGTTACCCAAGTGCCAGTAGCTGAGGTTCGCCATGTAGACCTCGACGGTGTAATCGTCGGGGCATTCTACCTTGACGACGTCAATCACGTACTGGTACTGCTCTTGCAGTTGATGCTCGATGTAGTACTCGATGGAGAACTTGACGTCGTGGGCGGTGAAGGGCATACCGTCATGCCACTTGATGTCATCGCGCAGTTTGAAGGTTAGCTTGGTGGCTACGTCGTCTACCCGGGTAAAGCGGTCGATATCCTTGAGGGCCTCTACGTCAGGCTCCCAGGTGCCCACTTCCCACTCGGTGGCGACCCAGGGAATATCCTCGAGGGTCTCGGGATCTACTTCCAACAGAGCGTCAGTGGTCCGGCCGAGGATTTCCCAGTCATAGGAACTGTCAGCAAGTGCCGGGTTCAGGGTTTTGGGGTTCTCAGGCAACAGCCAACGGATGGCCTGATTTGTTGTGGGTCGGATGTTCAGCGTTGTCCACTTGTTGTTGTATTGAGCTGCACCGTAACCAAGCATCGGGATGAAGCCCTCGACCTTGTCCGTCCGGAA
This window encodes:
- a CDS encoding ABC transporter permease — protein: MPGDPVGTLQSPSMTPEMKSLLEKQYGLDKPLWEQYLLYMKNLLKFEFGYSFQSRRPVADEILERLPNTLLLLGTSTILSMVVGILLGIFAASKQGSIAEHLTIGSGLFAYSVPTFFLQLLLLLAFAYFWPIFPIRGTMSIPPPTGFFPVLWDRLHHLALPVISLTIVGFGSWALYTRNTMADVLSQDFIVTAKAKGLTPRRVLFQHAFRSILPPIVTLFFLNLPGIIGGAVVTESIFSWPGVGRYLLQATMEKNYPAAQGAFYLIALAVLISNFLADLAYGLVDPRIRVGEGGGH